Proteins co-encoded in one Medicago truncatula cultivar Jemalong A17 chromosome 8, MtrunA17r5.0-ANR, whole genome shotgun sequence genomic window:
- the LOC25500447 gene encoding 50S ribosomal protein L30, with translation MSMNAFKAFKSCVPIAYSPNLYITLVRGIPGTRKQHRRTLEALRLGKCNRTVMRWNTPTVRGMIQQVKRLVVVETEEMYKARKEKEEAHRALRPPLVINHQPASSA, from the exons ATGAGCATGAATGCGTTCAAGGCATTTAAGTCCTGTGTCCCAATTGCTTATAGCCCCAATCTTTATATAACTCTAGTGAGGGGTATTCCGGGGACCAGGAAGCAACATAGGCGCACTTTGGAAGCACTACGTCTCGGCAAATGCAACCGAACTGTCATGCGATGGAACACACCTACTGTTAGGGGAATGATCCAGCAG GTTAAGAGGTTAGTTGTTGTTGAGACAGAGGAGATGTACAAGGCCCGCAAAGAAAAGGAGGAAGCCCACCGAGCTCTTCGTCCTCCATTGGTCATAAACCATCAACCTGCTTCTTCTGCTTAG